CAGTGCGGTACTTTAAAGCCTTGAGAGTGAAATGGAAACCAGCCCTTCTTCCGAGTTTTTGCTTCAGTTTTGGGGTGTGCGAGGCAGTATCCCCTCCCCTGGAAAAGATACCGTTCGCTACGGTGGTAATACCTCTTGTATAGAGATGCAAATCGGCGGGAAACGCCTGATCTTTGATGGCGGCACTGGATTGCGCCTGCTATCTAAAGATTTGGTAAACCAGCAGCAGTCAGTAGAAGCTTATATGTTTTTTACTCACTACCACTGGGATCATATTCAAGGAGTGCCATTTTTTAAGCCAGCGTTTATGGAGGGTAATTGCTTCCACATTTATGGGGCAGTGCCGCCAGATGCAGACTCCATGAAACAGCATTTCTGCGATCGCGTAATGCACTCAAATTCTCCAGTGCCACTGCAAGGCATGGAAGCTGACTTGAAGTTTTACGAGCTAATTTGTGGCGATACCTTTCAGGTGGATGATATCACCATTGAAACCGGCCCTCTAAACCATCCCAACGGCGCGATGGGATATCGGGTAACATGGCAAGGACACACAGTGTTCTACTGTACGGATACGGAACATTTGCCGGATCGCCCAGATGAAAATGTGCTGCACTTAGCCCGTGAAGCCGATGTCCTGATTTACGATGCCATGTACACCGACGAGGAGTATAACAACCCCAAATCTCCCAAAGTCGGCTGGGGACACTCGACTTGGCAGGAAGGGGTGAAAGTGGCGCAGGCAGCAAATGTCAAGCGGTTGGCAATTTTTCACCACGAACCGAACCACAGCGATGACTTTCTCGATCAAATTGAGACAGAAGTTCAAGAAGTCTCGCCGGGTTCCTTCCTCGCCCGTGAAGGGATGATTGTGCAGGTCAATTAAAAATGCAAAATTAAAAATTAGAAATAAACAATTTTATTTTTAATTTTTATTCGGTCGCGCATAAAAGCCCAGATGGTTCGCCACTGGGCGCTGTCGCATGGGAATGCGAGTATGAATCGGTGAGTTGAGCGATACGTCTAACGCATCGCGACGCTTTCCCTGACGACTCTCTACCACCAGCGTTGTCGAACCGCCGCCATCCAAGTTCAGCGCCCGATAAACACCCAACTCGGCAATAATATTTTGCAACTCAATTATACTGACGCCCTCACTGTAAAAACGCTGGCGACCATCAACCAGAATTAGCCACAATTTCTCGCCGCGTTCATCAGTCGCAACCACTGTGCGCGGAAATAACTTTTTTTGATCGCGGTTATCTTTCATCGCCACTAAGTTGCCGCGTTCGATGATTATTTCGCCACCTGCCAAAGCTTGAGCCGTATCCGCAGGACAACTCGCCTTGCTAATTTGGGCACGATTATCCTGAGAAAAACACAAAACAGGCCAGCCTCGCTCAAAGGCAGAGTAAGTCATGCCGTTGGAAATTGCTTGTCCTAAAACGCTTACGGGGTCGTCACTGTGGGGATAATATAACAGCCATTGCTCTTGGAATGGGTAAAAAAAGCTGCCATTGATTGCCAACTGCAAGTTAAATTCCCGCAAAAAATCACTGGTTGTTTGGGCTACGGTTTCTTTTCCTTGAGTAGGCTTACCAGGCGTCACTAACACCCCAATTCCTGGCGCTTTTAGGTCGATAGTGACAACGTGGATCGTCAGGGGGCGCGGTGTTGAGCGGGGAATGCGCCGATAAACGATACCTTGAAATAGCGGTTGCTGAACGTCGGTGCGGGGTGGACGACTTAGACACGAAATACCATAAAAGACCCCATAGAGTACCAGGGACAACAGCAACAGACTAATGGCAATGGCATTTAGCGATCGCTTCCAAGAAATTTTGCGTCGTTTGCTCATGGTGTTTGAGGATTTTTCGACCACCGATTATCCCAAGATATCCTCTCCTTTTAAAACAAGTGCCGCGATCGCATTCTCAGTGCTAAGAGCGATCGCGCATCATTGAATTACCACTTAGGATAAAAAAGAGTTTTAAGTTCGTAGGACGAAAGCCATGCGATTACAGTGGTTACTGTGGGGAGCAATCCTCAGCATTGGGCTGTCAGCACTGCCCGCTCAAGCACAGATAACAGATGCGAAAGTAGCGGCATTCGCAGAAGCGCTCAGGAAGGCAGCACCCCAAACCGGAAAACAGGACGATGGACTCTACAGCGACTGGCAAATCAAACTAAACAACATTCCCCGCTGGTCAAAACAATGCACTGGACGTTCCCTAAGCACAGCGGAATTTGAAGCAAATCCCGCCACCGCACGGAAAGTTGTAGAGTGCATCATGGGCAATATTCTTCGCCAACAGTATCAAGCGGCAGGTAACAATGAATCCGTAGCGGTACAACGGGCGGCTGCTTGGTGGATGACAGGCGATCCCACCCGCTATAACAGTAAAGACATCGCCGCCTACATCCAAAGAGTTTCTAGTTTCTACCAGCAGTCACGCTCAAATTCATCCGCAGTACCGCCTGCCTCAACCCAACCCAAACCGGCTACTCAGCCAGCGGCTAAACCAACTCCAACTCCAACGCCTTCACCCACCTCAAACCAGCCACCCGCAAAACCCCCTGTCACAGCGGCGGCGGCTACTAATTCAGCAAAAATTTCTGATATCCATGTAGGGGCACTGGTGGAAGCGTTACGGCGGGCAGCACCGCAAACTGGCACTTCTGATGATGGACTCTACAGCGAGTGGCAAGTTAAACCAGACAACATTGCCCCCTGGTCACAACAATGTATCAATCGGGAACTCACACCGGCGCAATTTGAAGGCAGCCCCGTAACTGCACGAAGCATTCTGGTGTGTGTCATGCGTGACGTGCTGCGGGACGAGTTTCAGGCGAGTGGCAACAATGAAGCGGTAGCCGTACAACGGGCTGCTTCCTGGTGGATGACAGGCGATCCGACCCGCTATAACAGTAACGAAACTGGCCCTTATACAGAAAAAGTTCTTGGTTTCTATCAAGAGTTGCGCTCAACTTCATCGGCTGCACCACCTACCTCTAACCAGGCAACGACCAATTCGGCGACGGAGCCGAAGTTATTTCCCCATCGCTAAACTGTTCGTAGTAGGGCACCCGAACCTGGAAGAGGGAGCAATTTCTTTTCCAGGGTAAGTTTTTTATCCTTTTTCCCTAGCGAAGTCCGGGAATGCTGCCTCTAGGAGGATCTTCCTCCTAGAGGCAGCAGCCAATAAAATCAACATTCCTAGTGCAGCGTGAATTCTCCTGAAGAAAAGATATTTTCCCACTTCATGCTCAAGGAAATCCATGAGCAATCAGAAGTTGTCCGAACTTGTTTAGAGGCTTTCTCAGAAATTCGTTTCAACGATCAACAGCCACGGCTTGGATTCACTCAACAACCTCTAAACTTAGGTTTATCATCCAACTTTTACGATGGTATAGACCAGATTAAAATTCTTGCTTGTGGCAGTAGTCTTCATGCCAGCTTGGTAGGTAAATATCTATTAGAGCAAGTGGCTAAAGTGCCAACAAGCGTACACTATGCCTCAGAATTTCGGGATGCACCATCGCCTGCAACTCCGAATACTCTCATTGTTGGCGTTACCCAATCTGGAGAAACCGCAGATACTCTCGCTGCCTTAGAAATAGAAAAACAGCATTGTTCTGGTGAAACTCGATTTTTAGGAATTACCAATCAGGCGGGAAGTTCCTTAGAAAAGCTGGTAGATCGTACAATTCATACTTTGGCAGGAAGTGAAGTAGCGATCGCTGCCACCAAAACCTTTGTCGCTCAGTTGATAGCGTTTTACTGTTGGGCGCTTGATGTAGCATACTGCCGTCAAACTCTATCGAGCGATCGCCTGCATCAAATCCTCACGCAATTGCACCGAATCCCCGATCAAATTGATTTAATTTTACAAAGCCAAAAGCACGTCATCGAGCCGCTAGCCAAAGATTTTACCCATACCCAAAACTGCATTATTTTAGGGCGCGGGATTAATTTTCCCATTACTCTGGAAGCAGCACTGAAACTCAAAGAAACCAGCTATATGCACGCAACAGGTTATCACGCTGGAGAGTTTTTGCATGGCCCAATTGCGATGCTAGATTCTTCTGTAACTGTAGTAGCGATCGCAATGCCCGGAGTTGTTTATGAAAAAATCCTTGCTAATGCCCAAAAAGCAAAAGCAAGGGGGGTTCAGCTCATTGGGGTGACATCCACAAACAATTCAGAAATTACTGGCTTATTTGATCGGATGTTGACTGTCCCGGAGGTGGACGAATTACTTTCTCCCATCCTGACAGTTATTCCGCTGCAACTCTTAGCCTATTACACGGCTGTTCACCGGGGATTAGATGTCGATCGCCCCAGAAATTTGACGAAGACTTTGACTGTGGATTAACCTTTTTATTTCAGAAATTGCGATCGCTTAATTCCCATTTCCTGGCAAGAAGTAACGTAGCCGCCATTGTCCGCGAGTCCGCACAAAACTGACGCGGTAATCGGTTTCTGAATCGTACGCATAGCGGTTGAGAACCCAACCTTTTTTACCATTCCCGAGTTTCACTGGCGTCCAACCATCGATAACCTTTTCCTTCACCTCTTTCTGCATCTGCTCGGGTAGGCTGTTAAAGGTATTCCCATCAAACGCTACAAAATCGTAAGACACCACCCCCACAATTTTGCTACCTGCCTTAGGTTCTGCACGGACGTTGACGTTTTGTCCTAAAATTGCCAGTTGTCCAACATTCGGTTTATCTGGACGAATCGACTCTAGCGCTTTTGCGACATCTGGACACACCCAAACATCAGATCCCGGTTCTTTGTTCGCTACCTTTGCCTGATTATCGGTAGCACAACCTAAACTAATAGCCTTATCCATGTATGCCCAAAATTTAGAATTTTTGTCATCAATCTTGTAGCTGTCTAAATTCAGCGTCCCCCCATAGTTCCATTCAGTTTCTGAGGTGACAAGCGTGCGAATAAAATTAGCATCCCGCCTGCGAATGGCATCTAAAAGACGCACATGAAACTGAAAAAACGAACTTTTGTCTGGCGGAATCGGTTGAGTCCCCGTTGGTTTTGAAGTCGGCGGCGTATCCGGTAGAGGTGATACTGCCACAGGTGGGGGTGTTGTTGGATTTTCCCTTGGAGGTATTGTCGGTTCTAGTGTCTCCGTTGTCGCTGGAGGGGATGGAACTTCAGTCCTGGGTTGTGGTGCTTGGCTGTTGCGGTAGCTAATCGTTGCTAAAGTGGAACCTGCGATCGCTCCTATGGCGATCGCGCATATTATTAAAATTTGATAAGGTTTCATTGTCCCCTCCTGTTATTTATTCTAAGTTCCTGCCTTTTTAATGCCTTATTTTTGACGGAGCCAGTGCAAATCCTACTTGTTTGCTTTTACTGCCTAGCGGATTAACTTGCTAAGGCGGCTGGGTATTTATTCTCTTTTTTTTACTCATAGCAACACCCTTACCAATCATTTCTTGACGGGAAAATAACTTATAAAACTTATTTTGAGCTTTCTAACTAGGAAGTCTTATCAATTGAGATGCCACTTTGTTCATTCGTCACATGATTTCTAAGTTTTTTTGGAGATAAAGCTTTTTAATTGAGTGCCATTTTCAATAACTGTCACAACTTCATTGCCTTTTGTAGAGTTAATTATTCTATTTAAATTAAATTGTCATAACATTTTACTTTTCTGATACAAATCAGGTATCTCACTCCCTGAGACGGGAGTGTTGTTACGGTAGAAAAAGGGAGATACTAAGAAGATTAAGTGTAACGTTTAAACAGGGGAATTGATATCAGCTCGCTTTCAAGCTTTTTACTCAATTAGACGCTTGATTAATCTAAATGTTTCCGACTGTAAGTTTGAGAAATCCAAAACAGTCTTTTAGATTTTATGAATTAATAATAGACTAAGGTCATATAGCCATCCTAAACGATTCGAGAAGATGAGATACCCGACTTCTCTAGGAAATCGGGTATCTCAACAGCTGGCTCACAACTCAAATAGGATTGCTATATCAATTTCTAAAGTCCTGAGTTACCAGAACTGCTGACGATGGTATGACGGGGTCTTTTTTTATGATCTTGTTGCTTTGCTTGCCACCTAGCTTTCCAATCTCGAAGGGCGATCGCTGTTCTGGTGGTAGGAGGAATATAATTTGGTGAATTTGCTTCTGGTTTCTTCTTATCTAAACCTTTCTCTGAAGGACGCTGAGTCGTCATAAACTGGGCTAAATTGTCTTGAGGCGATTCCCAGCCAAAGGCCTGCATAATCGCTGCCGCAGATTGGTAACGTTCGCGTAAAGAGATTTTCAGCATTCTATTGAGAATTTTGGCAAAGTCTTTACTGACGGATACCGCATCTTGCCACTGAATCTCACCCGTAGAGCGATCGCTATCAAATTCTAACGGTGCTTTCCCACTCAACAAGTAAAGACACGTCACGCCTAACGAATAAATATCGCTGGCATACACAGGACGTAGTGAAAATTGTTCCGGCGGTGCAAATCCAACCGTGCCGATAAACTGGGTAGTGTGCTTCTGACCTCCCGTATCGCTTAAAGGAACCATCTCCTCTTTGACAGCACCAAAGTCAATCAATACCAGCCTTCCATCGTCCTGGCAACGGATGATGTTCTGGGGCTTAATATCGCGGTGAATCACATTATTGCCGTGGATGTACTGCAACAATGGCAGAATTTGACGGAGAAAATATTTAACATTCTCTTCCGATAAGGAACCTCCGCGCCGCACCAGGCGTGCGAGGGTGTACCCTCGAATATATTCCTGAACTAAATAAAATTCTCCCTCATTTACAAAGTAATCCAGCAGCATGGGAATTTGAGAATGACTACCCAACTTACTGAGGATTCTTGCTTCTTGCTCGAAGCGTTTCCGGGCTATTTGCAGTCCAATCGGATCGGTAAACTTTGGGCACAGCTGCTTAATCACGCACAAAGGATCGCCTGGCAAGTTGGCATCTCTGGCTAAAAAGGTAATCCCAAAGCCACCTCTACCCAACATTCGCAGGATCTCATAGCGATCGCGAAACAATCGCTCGCTACCACACAGCTGCCCTAGTTCAGTTTGCTGTAAAACATCTGAGTGAAAAGTTGACAGATTTGTGGGTGGGAAATTCATGACCGTCACTGGCAGGAGGAGGGCAGGAGGGGGGCAGGATCTGCGCTATGCTCCTAGTCTAGATCCCAGTTGTGATAAAAAGCAGAGCGTAATTTTTATTTCCTGATGGTATGGCAATCAGCGGGGATGCACAACCTTCCGCAGTAATATTCCCAGGTAGATCGTTCTGAATGTAGAGACCGGATGATTCGGTCTGTACAATTAAGATGCAAAATTTGCGAGCCGAATCGGGCTTATGACCATGAATACTACACTACAGCGAGTCTTTGACCAAGGTCGTGCTTTAAAAATTATTACCGGATTGAATAACTTCGATCCGGAGCGAGTCGCCGCCACCGTTAAGGCAGCCGACCTAGGCGGTGCTACTTTCGTCGATATTGCCGCAGAACCCAATTTGGTGCGGTTGGCTCGTCAGTTGACAAATCTGCCAATTTGCGTGTCGGCAGTAGAGCCAGAACTGTTTGCGATCGCAGTGGAAGCTGGAGCGGATTTGATTGAAATCGGCAACTTTGATAGTTTTTACGCGCAGGGACGGCGGTTTGAAGCAGAGGAAGTATTAGCGCTGACCCAGGCGACGCGATCGCTGCTGCCAAATATTACCTTGTCTGTCACTGTGCCCCATATTCTGGAGCTAGATCGGCAAGTTCAACTCGCAGAAACGTTAGTAAAAGCTGGTGCCGATATTATCCAAACCGAAGGTGGCACTTCCTCAACCCCAACTCACGCCGGTACGCTGGGACTGATTGAAAAAGCGGCTCCTACCTTAGCAGCAGCTTACGAAATTTCCCGCGCTGTTTCCGTCCCAGTCCTTTGTGCTTCCGGGATTTCCAGCGTTACCGCACCGATGGCGATCGCTGCGGGTGCTGCGGGTGTCGGTGTCGGTTCCGCCATCAATCAACTCAACAGTGAAGTCGCGATGGTGGCAGCTGTTCGTAGCTTGGTGGAAGCGCTATCCACTGTCAGCCGCGAAGTATTCATGCGTAATCCCTAAGCGGTCAGAGTGATGAGTGATGAGTTTTGAGTGAATCTCGGCTAAGGAACGTGGATTAAACAACTTGCACTGATTCACATTCTGTAGGGACATGGCAGTACCATGTCCCTACGCCAGAAATCGGAGGTTAATCGATCCGCCCTCAAAACTCAAAACTCAAAACTCAAAACTTATCCCAAGCAGTCTTTCAAGCTATAAACCACTTGCTCCTGTTCCTCTAGAGAAAGTTCTGGGAACATGGGCAAGGACAAAACCTCGTGACAGACTTGCTCCACCACAGGGAAGTCCCCAGATTTGTAGCCTAAATTCTTGTAAACCGGCTGTAGGTGTAAAGGCAGGGGATAGTAAACCATCGAACTAACGCCTTGCTGCTGTAGCTGATTGCGAACCTCATCCCGATAGCTGCCGTTCCTGGATTGGGTGAGGCGAATCGTGTATTGATTCCAGACACAGCGACCTCCTGGCGTTTCTTGCGGCTTCACCACCCCAGGCACCGGCTCTAACAGTCGGTGGTAATGCTGTGCAACCGAGCGACGCAGGTCATTCCACGTATCCAGATAACGCAGTTTGATTTCCAGAATGGCGGCTTGTAGAGCATCCAAGCGGCTATTAATGCCAGTTGCTTCATGATGGTAGCGATCGCGCATTCCATGCTCCCGCAGCATTCGCACAGTAGACGCGATCGCCGGATCGTTCGTCGTCAGGGCACCGCCATCCCCACAGGCACCCAGATTCTTAGTAGGAAAGAAACTAAAGCAGCCAATATGCCCGATGCTGCCGACTCTAGATCCTGCCCACTCAGCGCCTGTGGCTTGGGCACAGTCTTCAATCACCGCTAGATTATGAGCCTGTGCTACCTCCAGCACTGCCGTCATATCCACCGGCTGCCCAAACAGGTGAACCGGCATAATGGCGCGAGTTTTAGGGGTAATCGCCTTTTGCAGCTGGTTGATATCGAAATTCAACGTATGAGCATCAATATCGACAAAAACCGGCGTCGCCCCCACCACGCTAATTACCTCAGCAGTGGCAATAAAGGTGAAAGGCGTCGTAATTACCTCATCCCCTGGCCCAATCTGTAAAGCCCTGAGAGCTAGATACAGGGCATCTGTACCAGAATTACACCCCACACACTCTGAAACGCCCACGTAAGCTGCAAACTGTTGCTCAAAGCCTGCAACCAAAGGGCCACCAATATAACGACCAGAAGCCAAGATGCCTAGAACGGCTGCATTTACTTCTTCACTGATAATTTTGTACTGCCGCGACAGGTCTAGGGGGGGAATATTATTCACTCGTTGACACCACAAATTTTTATCTACATAGAACCAAATTTTGTTCAGAAAGGGAATCCACGCCTCACCATCCTTTTTGATTCAGAATGCCGAACTTATCAAATTGTTTCGCAAAAGTCGGCACATGGAGCGACGATAACAGGAGAAAGAGGCAGGGGCACAGAGGACAAGCGGAGCATTCCTGTTTTCACTCAGTCCTCAGTTCTCAGTTCTCAGTCCTCAGTCTTCAGTCCTCTTCCCTCAGCAATCAAAACTTCCTCAACCCTGCCAGAATTAGGAAGAAATCGAGACATCATTTTGACTTGTGGATTCTTTAATCGCACTGAACTTTACAGACCTTATCTTGGCGTTGGGGATGATGGCAGTTGCCATTGGTTTATCCAGGATTCAACAACTTGGATTAGAAGGGCAATTGGCGATCGCGACTGGTCGCACTATTATCCAGCTGTTGGGCGTTGGATATGTATTAGCCTTCGTCTTTGCCTGGAAAAATCCTTGGGCAGTTTTGGCACTGTTGATGGTGATGCTGAGCATTGCTGCAATTGTTGCTCGCAATCGCATCGGCAAGAAAATTCCCCAAGTATTGCCCGTGGTGTGGGGGTCGATTTTGGTTAGTAGCGCCCTGACATTGAGTTACACCACGTTGTTGATCCTTCAGCCGCCAATTTGGTATGAACCCCAATACCTGATTCCTTTAGCGGGAATTGTACTAGGAAATGCGATGAATGGAGCAGCGATCGCAGGTGAACGCTTGAGCAGCACCGTCAACGCTAGCCGCACCGAAATTGAAACCCATCTGAGCTTAGGTGCAACGCCACAACAGGCGGTTGCACAGTACCGCAAAGATTCCATCCGCGCCGGTTTGATTCCCACTCTCAACCAAATGATGGTTGTTGGAGTTGTGACATTACCAGGAATTATTACAGGTCAGCTATTGAGTGGTGTTGACCCGCTGAATGCTGCCTCCTACCAAATCTTAATTATGTTTATGCTCGCTTTTACCAACTTAGTGACAACTTTGTTAGTCACCCAAGGGCTTTGCCGCCAGTTTTTTACAACCGAAGCCCAACTCAAGAATTCCTAAAAATTAAGAATGGGTTCTCTTAAAAAGAATTACTGGTTAGTTTGACTTAAATTTGGCAACAGTCTGATTACGACCTTGCATCTGTGGCGTATTCGGATGACAGATGCAAAATGTAATCCCAATTCACCTGGATAAGTCAACAGCAAGAACTAACCCGACGTTAGCATTCGTTGGGTTGAGACAAAAAACAGAACCGACCCTAATAAAAGTTTTTACTCCTAGCTAACCTTGGGATATTTGTTAACCAACGACCCATCTGGAGTGTAGAGTTCAAGAGGAATGCGGGCATTATCGCTAATCGCTTCCAGTGCATCTCCTAGCGTTCGCAAATGAGTCGCTATCCCAGCTTGAGCATTAGAATCTCCCCTCAATTGTGCGGCGTTTACGGTTTGCGTCACCATCTGCATATAAGCAGGTGTCAACTGAACTCTGATTAACTGACTGGTGACAGTATATTCGCAGACTTTCGGCGTCCCAGCGCAGGTTGTAACAAGGTCGGTACTCGCTTTTTGCAAAAGGCTGGCATACCCTAGTTGTATTTCTGCTTGCCTAAGTTCGGCTTTATAAGAACTTATCAGAGCATCGCCTTGGTTGTAGAAAAAGGTGCCTCTAGGAATTTTTTGAAGGTTAACAATTGCATTGCGCCAGTTCATCACCGCTAATGTCCATTGGTTGAGCTGTTCATAATTTTTGGCACTGCGGGCGATGTTTTGAGCAAAATTGTAGGCGTTAGCGGCCATTTGTTCTTTGTTTTTGCGATCGCGTGCTGCTGACAATTTGGGCAGATTAGTCGCCAGTAGTTGCTGCGCCTCCGGACGGGCAGTCGTACCGACCGGAATCGCCTTGAGCCGGTTGATTGCCATCTCCCAGTTCGTTTCAGCCAGCCGCCAAGTGGCGATCGAATTCGCTACCCCTTCACGGGCTTCTGCTACCTGAAGCCCTTCTTTTGCAGCGTCGAGGTTTTTTAGCGCCTGACGCTCGGCATTTACTCGCCCATTGGTGGCGGCTAGATTTGTTCGATAGTCCTTAATTTTCTGCTGAGCCAGTTGGTAGACCGTGCTATTTTTCGGCACAGGTTCCAAAAGCGCGATCGCTTCTCGCCATAGCTTCTGAATCTCTAACCATTCTGTCGCTGAATGGGGAGGATTTTGGCTCTGCCTAGCCGCCGCCGAACCTTTACTCAAAGCCATTACCAGCTGATCGAGCAATTCGGCTTGCTGCGAATTGTCGGTCAATTGCTTCTGAGCTTCAGAATAAGAACCAGACCAGAATGGAATCAGCTTCAAAAGGCGGATTGCCTCTTGTTGTTTCTGCCTTGCTTCTAGGATTTCTTGCCCGGTTTTGGGTCGCTGAAGGGTTGCAGATGCCTCCTGGGTCAACGCTTGTGCCGTGAGTAGCGGCGTACAGGTTCCGATAACGCAGGGACGTGTCAAAGCGTAGAGCGTGAACAGAAACGTTAATAAACCCACCCCTGTGCTTGCCAACAGTACCGGCAGTGGTAAGCGCTTTAGCTTCCCAACCAGCGAAGTGGGTGGTGCCTCACTTTTAACCTCCTCCGACGGCTCATCCGACTCTAAAGTGAGTTCATCGGCAGGGAGGGAGGAAGATTCATCAATCGTTGATGGTTGGTCGATTTCTGCTGGATCGACCACCCCAACCCTGTCATCTGTCGCTGCTGGTGTATCGCTGGGGAGATTTTCCGGAATTGTCTTCTCGCGCCTCAATTTTTTGGGCGGATTTTTGACTTCTGTGGAATTTGGGATGGTCTCCTCGACAACAACCGGCTCATCAGCCAGCGCAGTCGTTGACGTTGACGCAACCGGCAGATCGACACTAAAGGCATGGAAAGCATAGGGTTGCTTTTGCCCCACGACTCTTAGATATA
The Coleofasciculus sp. FACHB-1120 genome window above contains:
- a CDS encoding MBL fold metallo-hydrolase — protein: METSPSSEFLLQFWGVRGSIPSPGKDTVRYGGNTSCIEMQIGGKRLIFDGGTGLRLLSKDLVNQQQSVEAYMFFTHYHWDHIQGVPFFKPAFMEGNCFHIYGAVPPDADSMKQHFCDRVMHSNSPVPLQGMEADLKFYELICGDTFQVDDITIETGPLNHPNGAMGYRVTWQGHTVFYCTDTEHLPDRPDENVLHLAREADVLIYDAMYTDEEYNNPKSPKVGWGHSTWQEGVKVAQAANVKRLAIFHHEPNHSDDFLDQIETEVQEVSPGSFLAREGMIVQVN
- a CDS encoding phosphodiester glycosidase family protein: MSKRRKISWKRSLNAIAISLLLLSLVLYGVFYGISCLSRPPRTDVQQPLFQGIVYRRIPRSTPRPLTIHVVTIDLKAPGIGVLVTPGKPTQGKETVAQTTSDFLREFNLQLAINGSFFYPFQEQWLLYYPHSDDPVSVLGQAISNGMTYSAFERGWPVLCFSQDNRAQISKASCPADTAQALAGGEIIIERGNLVAMKDNRDQKKLFPRTVVATDERGEKLWLILVDGRQRFYSEGVSIIELQNIIAELGVYRALNLDGGGSTTLVVESRQGKRRDALDVSLNSPIHTRIPMRQRPVANHLGFYARPNKN
- a CDS encoding isomerizing glutamine--fructose-6-phosphate transaminase, with protein sequence MNSPEEKIFSHFMLKEIHEQSEVVRTCLEAFSEIRFNDQQPRLGFTQQPLNLGLSSNFYDGIDQIKILACGSSLHASLVGKYLLEQVAKVPTSVHYASEFRDAPSPATPNTLIVGVTQSGETADTLAALEIEKQHCSGETRFLGITNQAGSSLEKLVDRTIHTLAGSEVAIAATKTFVAQLIAFYCWALDVAYCRQTLSSDRLHQILTQLHRIPDQIDLILQSQKHVIEPLAKDFTHTQNCIILGRGINFPITLEAALKLKETSYMHATGYHAGEFLHGPIAMLDSSVTVVAIAMPGVVYEKILANAQKAKARGVQLIGVTSTNNSEITGLFDRMLTVPEVDELLSPILTVIPLQLLAYYTAVHRGLDVDRPRNLTKTLTVD
- a CDS encoding SH3 domain-containing protein — protein: MKPYQILIICAIAIGAIAGSTLATISYRNSQAPQPRTEVPSPPATTETLEPTIPPRENPTTPPPVAVSPLPDTPPTSKPTGTQPIPPDKSSFFQFHVRLLDAIRRRDANFIRTLVTSETEWNYGGTLNLDSYKIDDKNSKFWAYMDKAISLGCATDNQAKVANKEPGSDVWVCPDVAKALESIRPDKPNVGQLAILGQNVNVRAEPKAGSKIVGVVSYDFVAFDGNTFNSLPEQMQKEVKEKVIDGWTPVKLGNGKKGWVLNRYAYDSETDYRVSFVRTRGQWRLRYFLPGNGN
- a CDS encoding serine/threonine-protein kinase, with translation MNFPPTNLSTFHSDVLQQTELGQLCGSERLFRDRYEILRMLGRGGFGITFLARDANLPGDPLCVIKQLCPKFTDPIGLQIARKRFEQEARILSKLGSHSQIPMLLDYFVNEGEFYLVQEYIRGYTLARLVRRGGSLSEENVKYFLRQILPLLQYIHGNNVIHRDIKPQNIIRCQDDGRLVLIDFGAVKEEMVPLSDTGGQKHTTQFIGTVGFAPPEQFSLRPVYASDIYSLGVTCLYLLSGKAPLEFDSDRSTGEIQWQDAVSVSKDFAKILNRMLKISLRERYQSAAAIMQAFGWESPQDNLAQFMTTQRPSEKGLDKKKPEANSPNYIPPTTRTAIALRDWKARWQAKQQDHKKRPRHTIVSSSGNSGL
- a CDS encoding DUF561 domain-containing protein encodes the protein MTMNTTLQRVFDQGRALKIITGLNNFDPERVAATVKAADLGGATFVDIAAEPNLVRLARQLTNLPICVSAVEPELFAIAVEAGADLIEIGNFDSFYAQGRRFEAEEVLALTQATRSLLPNITLSVTVPHILELDRQVQLAETLVKAGADIIQTEGGTSSTPTHAGTLGLIEKAAPTLAAAYEISRAVSVPVLCASGISSVTAPMAIAAGAAGVGVGSAINQLNSEVAMVAAVRSLVEALSTVSREVFMRNP
- a CDS encoding aminotransferase class I/II-fold pyridoxal phosphate-dependent enzyme; this encodes MNNIPPLDLSRQYKIISEEVNAAVLGILASGRYIGGPLVAGFEQQFAAYVGVSECVGCNSGTDALYLALRALQIGPGDEVITTPFTFIATAEVISVVGATPVFVDIDAHTLNFDINQLQKAITPKTRAIMPVHLFGQPVDMTAVLEVAQAHNLAVIEDCAQATGAEWAGSRVGSIGHIGCFSFFPTKNLGACGDGGALTTNDPAIASTVRMLREHGMRDRYHHEATGINSRLDALQAAILEIKLRYLDTWNDLRRSVAQHYHRLLEPVPGVVKPQETPGGRCVWNQYTIRLTQSRNGSYRDEVRNQLQQQGVSSMVYYPLPLHLQPVYKNLGYKSGDFPVVEQVCHEVLSLPMFPELSLEEQEQVVYSLKDCLG
- the fetB gene encoding iron export ABC transporter permease subunit FetB, which codes for MDSLIALNFTDLILALGMMAVAIGLSRIQQLGLEGQLAIATGRTIIQLLGVGYVLAFVFAWKNPWAVLALLMVMLSIAAIVARNRIGKKIPQVLPVVWGSILVSSALTLSYTTLLILQPPIWYEPQYLIPLAGIVLGNAMNGAAIAGERLSSTVNASRTEIETHLSLGATPQQAVAQYRKDSIRAGLIPTLNQMMVVGVVTLPGIITGQLLSGVDPLNAASYQILIMFMLAFTNLVTTLLVTQGLCRQFFTTEAQLKNS